A stretch of Microbulbifer sp. SAOS-129_SWC DNA encodes these proteins:
- the atpD gene encoding F0F1 ATP synthase subunit beta, whose product MVEVHGPVVVIRCTRLPPLRRALSASIDSDTYLFEVHQHLDRQHVRAITLHRTAGLRRGMPVFDTGAPLHVPVAPECLGRMLNIFGAPLDGEPPLRAAEYRNIHTPPAALADTVGTGDILQTGIKVIDLLCPFVKGGKTGLFGGAGVGKTVLVMEFMHAMAALHRGVSVFAGVGERIREGHELWHEMREAGVMEQTLMAFGQMDESPGVRFRVGLSALTYAEYLRDTLHREVLFVMDNIFRFVQAGSEISSLLGRMPATVGYQPTLISEVAEMQERILSTRAGAITSVQAVYVPADDMTDPAVDAILSHLDSSVVLSRAQAGKGIYPAVEPLQSSSRLMDRHTLGDRHYDVAEGVREHLARYRELEDIIAMLGIEELSAEDRRIVMRARKLQRYLTQPFTATASHTGIAGVSVPLAQTLADCEAFLRGDYDELAEEACYMRGSMQEETAS is encoded by the coding sequence ATCGTCGAAGTGCACGGCCCGGTGGTGGTGATCCGCTGTACCAGGTTACCGCCGCTGCGCCGCGCGCTGTCGGCCTCCATCGATAGCGATACCTACCTGTTCGAAGTACACCAGCACCTGGACCGCCAGCATGTGCGCGCCATTACCCTGCACCGCACCGCCGGCCTGCGCCGCGGCATGCCGGTATTCGACACCGGCGCACCGCTGCATGTGCCGGTGGCACCGGAGTGTCTCGGCCGCATGCTGAATATTTTTGGCGCGCCGCTGGATGGCGAGCCGCCGCTGCGGGCGGCGGAATACCGCAATATTCACACGCCGCCGGCGGCGCTGGCGGATACTGTCGGCACCGGGGACATACTGCAGACCGGCATCAAGGTCATCGACCTGCTGTGCCCATTCGTCAAGGGCGGCAAGACCGGCCTGTTCGGCGGCGCCGGGGTCGGCAAAACGGTGCTGGTGATGGAATTCATGCACGCCATGGCCGCACTGCACCGCGGCGTGTCGGTGTTTGCCGGCGTCGGCGAGCGCATCCGCGAGGGCCACGAGCTCTGGCACGAAATGCGCGAGGCCGGGGTGATGGAGCAGACGCTGATGGCCTTCGGCCAGATGGACGAGTCGCCCGGGGTGCGTTTTCGCGTGGGCCTGTCTGCGCTCACCTACGCCGAATACCTGCGCGATACGCTGCACCGCGAAGTGCTGTTCGTGATGGACAACATTTTCCGCTTCGTGCAGGCCGGCAGCGAGATCTCCAGCCTGCTCGGGCGCATGCCGGCGACGGTCGGCTACCAGCCAACGCTCATTTCTGAAGTGGCGGAAATGCAGGAGCGCATTCTCTCCACCCGCGCCGGCGCCATCACCTCGGTGCAGGCGGTGTATGTGCCGGCGGATGACATGACCGACCCGGCGGTGGACGCCATTCTCAGTCACCTGGATTCGTCGGTGGTGCTGTCGCGCGCCCAGGCGGGCAAGGGCATCTATCCGGCGGTGGAACCGCTGCAATCCTCCAGCCGCCTGATGGATCGACACACGCTCGGCGACCGTCACTACGATGTGGCCGAAGGTGTGCGCGAACACCTGGCGCGCTACCGCGAGCTGGAAGACATTATCGCTATGCTGGGGATCGAGGAGCTGTCCGCGGAGGATCGGCGCATCGTCATGCGCGCGCGCAAGTTGCAGCGCTACCTGACCCAGCCGTTTACCGCCACCGCCTCCCACACCGGTATCGCCGGTGTGTCGGTGCCGTTGGCGCAGACCCTGGCAGATTGCGAGGCCTTTTTGCGCGGCGATTACGACGAACTGGCGGAGGAGGCCTGCTATATGCGCGGCAGTATGCAGGAGGAGACGGCATCGTGA
- the gap gene encoding type I glyceraldehyde-3-phosphate dehydrogenase, translating into MKRVAINGLGRIGRLALRRYLDGGYKNFELVAANEPMDVDNLIYLLKYDSVHGRLGRPVTVAQGRLQVDGLSLPLSAERDPAQLPWRDLQVDTVLDCSGRFTRRADAAQHLQAGASSVLISAPSADADVTLVLGVNEADYQAGKHQVVSNASCTTNSLAPPLKVLDDVFGVEQAQVTTVHAYTASQSVVDQPAGKPIRGRAAAINLIPTATGADAAVVKVMPQLRDRISALAVRVPVADGSLTDICVELKRSASADDINHALKAAAQGELRGVLEYSDEELVSSDIIGNPHSCIVHGLSTRVQGNLAKIQVWYDNEYGYTCRCLDLLERVLR; encoded by the coding sequence ATGAAACGCGTTGCAATCAACGGCCTCGGCCGTATCGGCCGCCTGGCGCTGCGCCGCTACCTCGATGGCGGCTACAAAAACTTCGAACTGGTGGCCGCCAACGAGCCCATGGATGTCGACAACCTGATTTACCTGCTCAAGTACGACTCGGTGCACGGCAGGCTGGGGCGCCCGGTGACGGTGGCCCAGGGGCGGCTGCAGGTGGATGGCCTGTCGCTGCCGCTGTCGGCGGAGCGGGACCCGGCGCAGTTGCCGTGGCGCGACCTGCAGGTGGACACGGTGCTCGATTGCAGCGGCCGCTTCACCCGCCGCGCCGATGCCGCCCAGCACCTGCAGGCCGGCGCCAGCAGTGTGCTGATCAGTGCGCCGTCGGCGGATGCGGATGTGACCCTGGTGCTCGGCGTCAACGAGGCCGACTACCAGGCGGGCAAACACCAGGTGGTGTCCAATGCCTCCTGTACCACCAATTCCCTCGCGCCGCCGCTGAAAGTCCTGGACGACGTCTTCGGCGTCGAGCAGGCCCAGGTCACCACCGTGCACGCCTACACCGCCAGCCAGAGTGTCGTTGATCAGCCGGCGGGCAAGCCGATCCGCGGGCGCGCCGCGGCGATCAATCTCATTCCCACCGCCACCGGCGCCGACGCCGCAGTGGTGAAGGTGATGCCGCAACTGCGCGACCGCATCAGTGCGCTGGCAGTGCGCGTGCCGGTGGCGGACGGCTCGCTGACGGATATCTGCGTGGAGCTGAAGAGATCGGCCAGCGCCGATGACATCAATCACGCGCTCAAGGCGGCGGCGCAGGGCGAACTGCGCGGTGTGCTCGAATACAGCGACGAGGAGCTGGTGTCATCCGACATCATCGGCAACCCGCACTCCTGTATCGTGCACGGCCTGTCCACCCGCGTGCAGGGCAACCTGGCCAAGATCCAGGTGTGGTACGACAACGAGTACGGCTACACCTGCCGCTGCCTCGACCTGCTGGAGCGCGTGCTGCGCTAG
- a CDS encoding CLCA_X family protein has protein sequence MAASRQFYRRGPVHRDQQPISFVDVRRAFGFKSIPIGRWVTQQERDRAAGLFYDALADLMAILRGPEILISLRETLSFQYGTGGRPGIMAHYEPASRTFSLAKNAGPGSIAHEWFHALDHYLADKAFSDVSGGIYASEAWLRDAPPVPHPLNDRLFACFRAIMLDESGENPSELFRISSTADKANGCLYYSDPAELSARAFEAFVQDASISNNFLVAGTKATDEARMGLYPNGEHRQRINAAFAEYFSCLGGALRANLARSD, from the coding sequence ATGGCCGCTTCACGACAGTTTTATCGCCGCGGCCCGGTGCACCGGGATCAGCAGCCAATCAGCTTTGTCGACGTACGCAGAGCCTTCGGGTTCAAGTCCATCCCCATCGGCCGCTGGGTGACCCAACAGGAGCGCGACCGCGCCGCCGGCCTGTTTTACGATGCGCTGGCCGACCTGATGGCGATTCTGCGGGGCCCGGAGATCCTGATCTCCCTGCGCGAAACCCTGTCGTTCCAGTACGGCACCGGCGGGCGCCCGGGCATCATGGCCCATTACGAGCCCGCCAGCCGCACCTTCTCCCTGGCCAAAAACGCCGGCCCCGGCTCCATCGCCCACGAATGGTTCCACGCGCTGGATCACTACCTGGCCGACAAGGCATTCAGCGATGTGTCCGGTGGCATCTACGCCTCCGAAGCCTGGCTGCGCGACGCCCCCCCGGTGCCCCACCCCCTCAACGACCGCCTGTTCGCCTGCTTCCGCGCGATCATGCTCGACGAGAGCGGCGAAAACCCCAGCGAACTGTTCCGCATCTCCAGCACCGCCGACAAAGCCAACGGCTGCCTCTACTACAGCGACCCTGCCGAACTCAGCGCCCGCGCCTTCGAGGCATTTGTGCAGGATGCCAGCATCAGCAACAACTTCCTCGTCGCCGGCACCAAGGCCACCGACGAGGCACGGATGGGGCTCTACCCGAATGGAGAACACCGACAGCGGATTAATGCAGCGTTTGCGGAGTATTTTTCTTGTCTGGGTGGGGCTTTGCGGGCAAATCTGGCGCGCTCGGATTAG
- a CDS encoding VRR-NUC domain-containing protein, translated as MADPIELAPDYYLSNFRALVDFVADRYAALLSDGEHQFQQTFDTLDIDSQRLYVRLLSRKGVPSSAGALFRLHKLHYAEIADLPQAAERLVAAGLLQRNPALALEQLLPLFTKAELLAASPAPLAKTLKRPDVEQALLQQPPQTAALLGADTILAVQAAEHFDTFKLCFFGNLNQDLTDYVLRDLGLYRYERYPLDAQHLPFTSRAQIERHLRYYDCLAQLDDALETGADAILALAAQLPDDLEGIEGDAALARRLDRLRLTLARQLERLDALDAAEQLYRHCSRPPARERRARIAIKRGDVDRGLELCREILAAPLCEAEQLFAESFGHRSAKRTVHAHTWPAPARYRPPTETAVLPQLAERVELLAAAHLQTEASTAQCFYVENTLINGVLGLYIWDILFAPVPGAFFNPFQIAPSDFRSADFYPQRRAAFEQRLAELDSAQLAQRVWQHYDDKFGIANPLVAWEALPVELLQLALQRIPIEHWQALFRRLLGDITEHRSGLPDLILFPAEGGYELVEIKGPGDRLQQNQQRWLAYFARHQIPHRVLHVEWQQP; from the coding sequence ATGGCCGACCCGATAGAACTGGCACCCGATTACTATTTGTCCAACTTCCGTGCGCTGGTGGACTTTGTCGCCGACCGCTACGCCGCACTGCTGTCGGACGGCGAGCACCAGTTCCAGCAAACCTTCGACACCCTGGATATCGACAGCCAGCGCCTGTATGTACGGCTGCTGTCGCGCAAGGGCGTGCCCTCCTCTGCTGGCGCACTGTTTCGCCTGCACAAGCTGCACTATGCCGAAATCGCGGACCTGCCGCAGGCCGCCGAACGGCTGGTAGCCGCCGGGTTGTTGCAGCGCAATCCAGCCCTGGCGCTGGAACAACTGCTGCCGCTGTTCACCAAGGCGGAACTGCTCGCCGCGAGCCCGGCGCCACTGGCGAAAACCCTGAAGCGCCCGGATGTGGAGCAGGCGCTGCTGCAACAGCCGCCGCAAACCGCTGCGCTGCTCGGCGCGGACACGATCCTCGCGGTGCAGGCCGCCGAGCATTTCGATACCTTCAAGCTGTGCTTCTTCGGCAACCTGAACCAGGACCTGACCGATTATGTGCTGCGCGACCTGGGCCTCTACCGCTACGAGCGCTATCCGCTCGACGCACAGCACCTGCCGTTCACCAGCCGCGCACAGATTGAGCGCCACCTGCGCTACTACGACTGCCTGGCGCAGCTGGACGACGCGCTGGAGACCGGCGCCGACGCGATCCTGGCGCTGGCCGCACAACTGCCTGACGATTTAGAAGGTATTGAGGGCGACGCGGCACTGGCGCGACGCCTCGACCGCCTGCGCCTGACCCTGGCGCGCCAACTGGAGCGGCTGGACGCACTGGACGCGGCCGAACAGCTGTACCGGCACTGCAGCCGCCCGCCGGCACGGGAGCGCCGCGCGCGTATCGCGATCAAGCGCGGCGATGTCGACCGCGGCCTGGAGCTGTGCCGGGAAATCCTCGCCGCGCCGCTGTGCGAGGCCGAACAGCTGTTTGCCGAGAGCTTCGGCCACCGCAGCGCCAAGCGCACCGTACACGCACATACCTGGCCGGCGCCGGCGCGCTACCGGCCGCCCACCGAAACCGCCGTGCTGCCGCAGCTGGCGGAACGGGTGGAATTGCTCGCCGCCGCCCACCTGCAAACGGAGGCGAGCACCGCACAGTGTTTTTATGTGGAAAACACGCTGATCAACGGTGTGCTCGGGCTCTATATCTGGGACATCCTGTTCGCCCCGGTGCCCGGCGCCTTCTTCAATCCGTTCCAGATCGCCCCCAGCGATTTCCGCAGCGCCGATTTTTACCCGCAGCGCCGCGCCGCCTTCGAACAGCGCCTGGCGGAACTGGATAGCGCGCAGCTGGCGCAGCGCGTGTGGCAGCACTACGACGACAAATTCGGTATCGCCAATCCGCTGGTGGCCTGGGAGGCGCTGCCGGTCGAGCTGCTGCAACTGGCGTTGCAGCGTATCCCCATCGAACACTGGCAGGCGCTGTTCCGCCGCCTGCTCGGCGATATCACCGAGCACCGCAGCGGGCTGCCGGACCTGATCCTGTTTCCGGCCGAGGGCGGCTATGAACTGGTGGAGATCAAGGGCCCCGGCGACCGCCTGCAGCAGAACCAGCAGCGCTGGCTGGCCTACTTTGCCCGCCACCAGATTCCACACCGCGTGCTGCACGTGGAGTGGCAGCAGCCGTGA
- a CDS encoding F0F1 ATP synthase subunit epsilon, with the protein MNGVVNTIALELLSASAQQNIDGVVSFVGEDTSGSFGLLPGHARSMTSLLFGLARFRCVGEDWQYLAVPGGLLYFVDNRLQICCRRFLLDRDYERISALLQQQLLAEETQLHDMKESLRRMEEAVLHRLWDVSREGAARR; encoded by the coding sequence GTGAACGGTGTCGTGAACACCATTGCGCTGGAACTGCTGTCCGCCAGCGCACAGCAGAACATCGACGGTGTGGTGTCTTTTGTCGGTGAAGATACCTCCGGCAGTTTCGGCCTGCTGCCCGGGCACGCGCGCAGTATGACCTCGCTGCTGTTCGGCCTGGCGCGCTTCCGCTGCGTGGGGGAAGACTGGCAGTACCTGGCGGTGCCCGGCGGGCTGCTCTATTTTGTCGACAACCGCCTGCAGATCTGTTGCCGCCGCTTCCTGCTGGATCGCGATTACGAGCGGATTTCCGCGCTGTTGCAACAGCAGTTGCTGGCCGAGGAAACACAGCTGCACGACATGAAGGAAAGCCTGCGGCGTATGGAGGAAGCCGTGTTGCACCGCCTCTGGGATGTCAGCCGCGAAGGCGCGGCGCGCCGCTGA
- a CDS encoding ATP-dependent DNA helicase, translating to MTADTVHEPATAATGDEGSAPLQLSVGELVAFACRSGDLIGERVAGPTAQEGIRAHQKLQKKLPPGSEAEYRLQVACDCDGQEVILSGRVDILHPSVDLHRPAQLDEIKTTYCPPDKLPEPVRALHWAQLKIYGFCYGLQQGLQQGLQQQSDADERLALQMLWHNLKEKKTYPELREYRWAELQDFARTALADYVQWHRRWQQHRDRVHASARALAFPFADYRPGQRPLAVAAYRCLRDGGALVAEAPTGIGKTVSTLFPAIKALGEEDIEQLVYLTAKNSGRSVVRETAARLHNAGLTLSLLEIRARDKTCACSLGLCSRDEDGICPRTRGFFDRLPEARQQLLGEPLLTQDTIDRVADRWQLCPFELSLQMLPWVDLVVCDFNYVFDPLVRMQTLQDQSRRRALLVDEAHNLNDRARDMYSAVLQRNDSRRAAAACKGTHPTLRRRIQALVRALDQWVEQRRQDAPAAGETATWVTPLAEAEGQPLAVTRAAHKVAMEVSQLWEQSNAPPEAIDDWLKTVYRYLCIDELRGNAHRCLTREQIGSKGWREQQLKLLCLNAADYLQQSYQQFHATLLFSATLRPAAYIYQQLGLPSQAPYLQLPSPFDPEQLGVFLCPAIDTRYRARQQATDALVDLIARVYHSRPGNYLVFFPAYRFLQQVAERFAERFPQLDLVQQTPGSDERERAAFLERFSTGSRSLGFAIMGGVFGEGVDYVGERLIGTIVVGVGLPQVNEEQELLRHAADADNGQAGNGFDIAYRYPGLTRVLQTAGRVIRTETDRGVVILADGRFADPFYRNLYPQHWQIQTCSSGAALSAQLEHFWLSGKGQAREQKQEQGQQQGDEQ from the coding sequence GTGACAGCTGACACCGTCCACGAACCCGCCACCGCCGCGACAGGCGACGAAGGGAGCGCGCCGCTGCAGCTGTCGGTCGGCGAACTGGTGGCCTTCGCCTGCCGCAGCGGCGATCTGATCGGCGAGCGCGTTGCCGGCCCTACCGCGCAGGAAGGTATCCGCGCGCACCAGAAACTGCAGAAAAAACTGCCGCCCGGCAGCGAGGCCGAATACCGGCTGCAGGTAGCCTGCGATTGCGACGGACAGGAAGTGATCCTCAGTGGCCGCGTGGATATTCTGCACCCCAGCGTCGACCTGCACCGCCCGGCGCAACTGGACGAGATCAAGACCACCTACTGCCCGCCGGACAAGTTGCCGGAACCGGTGCGCGCACTGCACTGGGCGCAGCTGAAAATTTACGGTTTCTGCTATGGCCTGCAACAGGGCCTGCAACAGGGCCTGCAGCAACAGAGCGACGCTGACGAACGCCTGGCGCTGCAGATGCTGTGGCACAACCTGAAAGAGAAAAAAACCTATCCGGAACTGCGCGAGTACCGCTGGGCGGAACTGCAGGACTTTGCCCGCACTGCGCTCGCGGATTATGTGCAGTGGCATCGGCGCTGGCAGCAGCACCGCGATCGGGTGCACGCCTCTGCGCGCGCCCTCGCCTTTCCGTTTGCCGACTACCGCCCCGGCCAGCGCCCGCTGGCGGTCGCCGCCTACCGCTGCCTGCGCGACGGCGGCGCACTGGTCGCCGAAGCCCCCACCGGCATCGGCAAGACCGTCAGCACCCTGTTCCCGGCGATCAAGGCGCTGGGCGAAGAGGACATTGAGCAGCTGGTCTACCTGACCGCAAAGAATTCCGGCCGCAGCGTCGTGCGCGAAACTGCCGCGCGTCTGCACAATGCGGGGCTGACACTGTCGCTGCTGGAAATCCGCGCGCGCGACAAAACCTGCGCCTGCAGTCTGGGCCTGTGCAGCCGCGACGAAGACGGCATCTGCCCGCGCACGCGCGGTTTCTTCGACCGGCTGCCCGAGGCGCGGCAACAGCTGCTGGGCGAACCGCTGCTGACTCAGGATACGATCGACCGCGTAGCGGACCGCTGGCAGCTGTGCCCGTTCGAGCTGTCGCTGCAGATGCTGCCGTGGGTGGACCTGGTGGTGTGCGATTTCAATTATGTGTTTGATCCGCTGGTGCGCATGCAGACGCTGCAGGACCAGAGCCGGCGGCGCGCACTGCTGGTGGACGAGGCGCACAATCTCAACGACCGCGCGCGGGATATGTACAGCGCGGTACTGCAACGCAACGACAGCCGCCGCGCCGCGGCCGCCTGCAAGGGAACCCACCCCACCTTGCGCCGGCGTATCCAGGCGCTGGTGCGGGCGCTGGATCAGTGGGTGGAGCAGCGCCGGCAAGACGCGCCGGCCGCGGGCGAAACCGCCACCTGGGTAACGCCGCTGGCCGAGGCGGAAGGCCAGCCGCTGGCCGTCACCCGCGCCGCGCACAAGGTGGCGATGGAAGTGAGCCAGCTGTGGGAGCAATCCAATGCGCCGCCGGAGGCCATCGACGACTGGCTGAAAACCGTCTACCGCTACCTGTGTATCGACGAGCTGCGCGGCAATGCGCACCGCTGCCTGACCCGCGAACAAATCGGCAGCAAGGGCTGGCGCGAGCAGCAGCTCAAACTACTGTGCCTGAATGCCGCCGACTATCTGCAGCAGAGTTACCAGCAGTTCCACGCCACGCTGCTGTTTTCCGCCACGCTGCGCCCGGCCGCCTATATCTACCAGCAGCTGGGGCTGCCGTCACAGGCGCCCTACCTGCAGCTGCCCTCGCCGTTCGACCCCGAGCAGCTGGGCGTTTTCCTGTGCCCGGCAATCGACACCCGCTACCGCGCGCGGCAACAGGCCACCGACGCACTGGTGGACCTGATTGCGCGGGTCTATCACAGCCGCCCGGGCAACTATCTGGTGTTCTTCCCCGCGTACCGCTTCCTGCAGCAGGTGGCGGAGCGCTTTGCCGAGCGCTTTCCGCAGCTGGATCTGGTGCAGCAGACGCCCGGCTCCGACGAGCGCGAACGGGCCGCGTTTCTCGAGCGCTTCAGCACCGGTAGCCGGAGCCTGGGCTTTGCGATTATGGGCGGCGTGTTCGGCGAGGGTGTGGACTATGTGGGCGAGCGCTTGATCGGTACCATCGTCGTGGGGGTGGGCCTGCCGCAGGTAAACGAGGAGCAGGAACTGCTGCGCCACGCCGCCGACGCGGACAACGGACAAGCCGGCAACGGCTTCGATATCGCCTACCGCTACCCGGGCCTGACCCGGGTACTGCAGACCGCCGGGCGCGTGATCCGCACCGAGACCGATCGCGGCGTAGTGATCCTGGCCGACGGCCGCTTCGCCGATCCCTTTTACCGCAACCTGTATCCGCAGCACTGGCAGATTCAGACCTGCAGCAGCGGCGCGGCGCTGTCGGCACAACTGGAACACTTCTGGCTGTCCGGGAAAGGACAAGCGCGAGAACAGAAGCAAGAACAAGGGCAACAACAGGGGGACGAACAATAG
- a CDS encoding nucleotide-binding protein yields the protein MRKPRLFIASSVESLSIAEAVNVNLDHEFEVTLWKNGTFKLSSSAIDDLVEKSSFVDFSLFIFAPDDIATIRSRSEHVVRDNVIFEMGLFVGAIGKSRSFILKPRDIEMHLPTDLLGVTPADYDANRSDGDLVSATNRACSLIKAEVERLGLIDHENLSESKKIIANPSNYELKEQDYKFLAACLQSHTADPLGLPFHRIAYSFRGSSEATLQISLIKLERMGYLNKTIETDHQDGYDFFAYSITEMGIDALLHNENILLPKAPEFTQDFPSDVPF from the coding sequence TTGAGAAAGCCAAGATTATTTATAGCTTCATCTGTTGAGAGCTTATCGATTGCTGAGGCTGTCAATGTAAATTTGGATCACGAATTTGAAGTCACGCTATGGAAAAATGGTACATTCAAGCTTTCATCATCAGCTATTGATGATCTTGTAGAGAAGTCATCGTTTGTAGATTTTTCACTCTTCATTTTCGCGCCAGACGATATAGCCACGATAAGAAGTAGAAGTGAACATGTTGTAAGAGATAACGTGATTTTTGAAATGGGTTTATTTGTTGGAGCAATTGGAAAGTCTCGCTCATTCATATTGAAGCCTCGCGATATAGAAATGCATCTTCCAACTGATTTACTAGGGGTAACTCCTGCTGATTACGATGCCAATCGTTCAGACGGGGATTTGGTATCAGCAACTAATCGTGCTTGTTCATTAATAAAAGCGGAGGTTGAACGGTTGGGTCTAATAGATCATGAAAACCTCTCGGAATCAAAAAAAATTATCGCCAACCCATCTAACTACGAGCTTAAAGAGCAAGACTATAAATTTCTCGCAGCTTGCCTACAAAGCCATACTGCGGACCCCCTGGGTCTTCCGTTTCATAGAATTGCATATAGCTTTCGCGGATCAAGTGAAGCAACCTTGCAAATATCCCTAATAAAACTTGAAAGAATGGGTTACTTAAATAAGACCATAGAAACCGATCACCAGGATGGCTATGATTTTTTTGCTTATTCAATTACTGAAATGGGAATCGATGCGCTGCTGCATAATGAGAATATTCTCCTACCAAAAGCGCCAGAATTTACGCAAGACTTCCCAAGTGATGTGCCATTTTAG
- a CDS encoding AtpZ/AtpI family protein — translation MKDRERELRERVERQAKRMKRAEKERPTLIAQTIYLGTLGLVFVLPVVAGAYLGHWLDSLLAGYSTRWTLSLIFIGVVVGAINVYLLIRE, via the coding sequence ATGAAAGATCGCGAGCGCGAACTGCGCGAGCGGGTCGAGCGCCAGGCAAAACGCATGAAGCGCGCGGAGAAAGAGCGCCCGACGCTGATCGCGCAGACGATCTACCTCGGCACCCTGGGGCTGGTATTTGTGTTGCCGGTAGTGGCCGGCGCCTATCTCGGCCACTGGCTCGACAGCCTGCTGGCCGGCTATTCCACCCGCTGGACCCTGAGCCTGATTTTTATCGGCGTGGTGGTCGGTGCCATCAATGTCTATCTGCTGATCCGGGAGTGA
- a CDS encoding F0F1 ATP synthase subunit A, with protein sequence MDQSAIVPVVLFHLGPLQITVTVVTTWAIIALLVLAAWLLARRLRVKQPGRVQTLAEGAVLAMEDAVRAVAPDHVKLLLPFIASLWVFLVVANLSGLIPGVHSPTRDLSATAALAILVFLSTHWFGIRNQGLKSYLRHYLVPSPLLLPFHLMSEITRTVALAVRLFGNIMSLEMTALLVLLVAGFLAPVPILMLHVIEALVQAYIFGMLALIYIAGGLQSQQLRQQQREREEERGNGRGEE encoded by the coding sequence GTGGACCAGAGCGCAATTGTCCCCGTGGTGCTGTTTCACCTGGGGCCGCTGCAGATTACCGTCACGGTGGTGACCACCTGGGCCATTATCGCGTTGCTGGTGCTTGCCGCCTGGTTGCTGGCGCGGCGCCTGCGGGTGAAACAGCCGGGGCGTGTGCAGACGCTGGCCGAAGGCGCCGTGTTGGCGATGGAAGACGCGGTGCGCGCAGTGGCGCCGGACCACGTGAAACTGCTGCTGCCGTTTATCGCCAGCCTGTGGGTGTTCCTGGTGGTGGCCAACCTGAGCGGGCTGATACCGGGCGTGCACTCGCCCACGCGCGATCTGTCCGCCACCGCGGCGCTGGCGATCCTGGTGTTTCTGTCCACGCACTGGTTCGGTATCCGCAACCAGGGCCTGAAAAGCTACCTGCGCCACTATCTGGTGCCCAGCCCGCTGCTGTTGCCGTTTCACCTGATGAGTGAAATTACCCGCACCGTGGCGCTGGCGGTGCGCCTGTTCGGCAACATCATGAGCCTGGAAATGACCGCGCTGCTGGTCCTGCTGGTGGCCGGCTTCCTCGCCCCGGTTCCTATACTGATGCTGCATGTGATCGAGGCGCTGGTGCAGGCCTATATCTTCGGCATGCTGGCGCTGATCTATATTGCCGGTGGCCTGCAGTCGCAGCAGCTGCGCCAGCAACAGCGGGAGCGAGAGGAGGAGCGCGGCAATGGG